The nucleotide sequence ccaccccccccccaaccctctccCGCCCgatgggagcaggcagcaggctgggaatGTGAGGAATGCACCGCAGGCACGCTGCCCCCGCTGAGACCCCCCTGCCCCACCGAGGCCCCCCCTCCCGCAAATGCAGAGCGCCTCCGTGTCTCCCCGGGCTGGGGTAGCCCCCCATGGCAGCCGGGGCTGGCATCCTCTTGGGTCCTTCCCCAAATCCCCAGGGAGGACCAGCAGTCCCGCTCTGCCCGGGTTATCCCAGCCCCATGGCGTTCTGGGGGTTGTGCAGGGCtccctgccccatagccagccctTGCGCCAGAGTGCTCCCCTGTGCTCCACGGGCTGTCCCCcggcccctctgctcccctcgcAGCCCCCCACCCTTCTACCCCACCACCCCACAGGCCTGTGCCCCACAGCAGAGGGGTTGGAGCCTTAAAACCCACAGTGGTGACATGCCCACTGCCTCCAGCCCCCCTGGCATCCCCTGCCCTTAGCCCCCCTGCTCGCCCACGTCGGCCAGGCCATGTGTTGTGCAGGGACACCAGATCCCTGTGGCATGGCTCCCCACTTGCACTCTCCACTGCTGGGGGGACGTCCTGGGTACCAGGGACATCTGGATCCCCAGGGCATCCTGATTCTCGGAGCCCGACTCCGCAGTTGCTCCCCTGCATCCCAAATCCCCAGGGACCTCCCCAACCTCCCCCCGTGCCCTCAGTGGGGATATCCACACCCAGGGCACTGGATGTCCCCACAAAGGGGGCACCCAAATCCCAGgcaccccctccccagagccTGACTCCCCCTGTACCCCACAGCCCAAGACGTCCCCAAAATCCCTGATGGGGACATGTACACCGAGGATGTCATCTCCCCTATCAGCTGGCTGCACCCCACAGCTGTGTACCTCCTCACACCACACCCCCCCACTGGGGACACCCCTCCCCAGGGCACCTCTTTGCCGAGGccccttcacacacacaccctgcACCCCATTGCCAAGGGCCTTCCCCAATCCCCAGCCGGTGGGGACCCCCAGAATGGGACATCCGCTCCCCAATCCCCGGCCATTGGGCCCCCCTAGAACCCCGATGCCCCCTCCCAACCCCTCCTCACTGGACCTCCCCAGAACCGGCGTACCCCTTCCTCAATCCCTCACCCACTGGGGACACCCCGAACGCGGATGCCCCCTCCCCAACCCGCCTCCTGGACCCCCTAGAACCCAGGCACCCCCTCCTCAACCCCTGCCAACCGGGACCCCcgcactggggaccccagagcccCTCCCCAACCCCTCCACCGGGGGACACCCAGAAGGCGAGCAACCCCCGCACCCTCCCACCGGGCCTCCCCCAGAACACCCCTCCCCAattccccgccgccccgccgcggtgCCGCCCATCCCcgtgccggccggccggccggggaaCGGCGGCAGAGGGCGCTGGCCGGCCCGGGGCGGTGCCGCCCGGGGGAGGGCgcaggcggcggggcgggcgggggggggggggggggcgcggcggggcgcaggagccgcgggcggcggccggggcggaggAGCCAGCGCGGCCCATGGCTCCgcggctgccgctgccgctgctgctgctgctgctgctgctgctgctgccggtaccggcggcggtggcgggaggaggaggaggaggaggaggaggaggggaaggcggggggaggcggcgggcggcggcgacCCCCGACGGGACGGTGGCTAACTTGACGGTGGCGGTGGTACTGCCGGAGCGTAACGTGAGCTACGCGTGGGCTTGGCCGCGCGTGGGGCCGGCGCTGAGCCTGGCGCTGGAAGCGCTGGAGCGGGGCGAACCGCCGCTCTTGCCGCGGCCCTTCTCGGTGCGCGTCGAGTTTATGAGCTCGGAGCTGGAGGGCGCTTGCTCCGAGTACGTGGCACCGCTCAACGCCGTGGACCTGAAGCTCTACCACGACCCCGACGTCCTCTTCGGGCCGGGCTGCGTCTACCCCGCCGCTTCCGTGGGGCGCTTCGCCTCGCACTGGCGGCTGCCGCTCATCACcggcggggcggtggcggccggTTTCAGCCGCAAACGGGAGCATTACAGCACGACGGTGCGTACCGGGCCCTCGGCCCCCAAACTGGGTGCCTTCGTCTCCCACCTCCACGCCCACTTCAACTGGAGCACCCGCGCCGTCCTCCTCTACGTGGACCGCAAGACCGACGACCGACCCTACTACTTCACCGTCGAGGGTGTCTACCAGGAGCTGCAGGACGGCAGCAACCTCACCGTCCGCCACCACATCTACTCCCCCGACGAGGGCGGCCCCGACACCGCCGTGCACTTCATCAAGGCCAACGGGCGCGGTGCGTGGGGCGGcgcggcgtgggggggggggggtcgcgggggacagggctgagcgccccggggaggaggggtggggggggagagcgGAGGGGGCTCCCCGCGGGGGGGAATCGCCCAGGGctcggggaggggaggggatAAAATCCTCCGTGGGGCGCAGCGAGGGGCTGAGGAAGCTGTGGGATCCGTGTGGGGCACAGTGAGGGGACAGGAGTGCGGTGGGACCCGTCTGCGGCACAGGTGGGGGGACGGGGGTGCGGTGTGGCACACAGAGGGTATAGCAAGGGGCTTGGGGGTGTGGTGGGACCTGTCTGGGGTGCAGCGAGGGGATGGGGGTGCTGTGGAGCACACGCAGGGCACAGCAAGGCGTCAGGGGGGCAGTGAGACCCATCTGCGGCACAGCAAGGGGACAGGGGGCCACTGAGATCCATGAAGGGCACAGCAAGGGGCTGAGAGGGCAGTGAGATCCGTGTGGGGCACAGCAAGGGGACGGGGACACAGTGGGATTTGTGTGGGGTGCAGCAACAGACCCAGGAGACAGTGGCACCTTTGTGGGGCACCATGAGGGTCTGAGGACACAGCGGGACCTGTGTGGGGTGTGGTGAGGGGCTGAGGACACAACAGGACCCATGTGGGGCACAGCAGAGGGCCAAGGACATGGTGGGACCCATGTGGGGTGCAGCAGGGGGTTAGCAGAGTGAGACCCATGTGGGGCATGGCAAGGGGCCAGGGGCACAGCGGGACCCGTGTGGGGCACAGGGAGGGGCTTGGAACGCAGTGGGACCCGTGTGGGGCAAGAGGATGGGCTGAGGGCACAGTGGGACCCATGTGGGGCATGGGGAAGGGTGGGCAAAGCGAGTTGTCCGTAGGGCACAGTGAGGGGTGAGCACATTTTGTCAcggtggggcggggggagcagcagGACCTGCATGGGGAGGTGGGTGCACGGGGGACAAGGCAGGACATGAGACCCCTGGGCCACCCCAGTGCCAGTGGGTGGgtccagggcagggtggggggccaCGGggtccccctccctgccccccagcccAGTCACACTGTGCTGGGGGAGAGCCAGGGCAGACCCTCCCCTTGGTGTGACGCGTGGTGTTTGGGGCACTGGGGCCACCCTAACCTCTGTGTAAGCAAGATCAGGGTGTCCCTGGGGGCAGGTGGGAACCAGCCACCTCCTCGGAGGCTGAAGGTGATGGTGTGGACGTGGCCGTCTGAAGGGCAGCGCCGGCTGTGGTTACATGCCCAGAGCAGCCTGGTGCCGACAGGCCGAGGCGGCAGTGCCATGCTGGGGCAGAGCCCCCCAGGCTGGCAGCTGAGTGCCCCAGGCTGTGCCTGTCCCTGCTgcgccctggggacagggctggggatggCCCCACCCTGCTGATGGAGGGATAAATCAATTTGGTGCCTTGTGAGTGCCCCAGGAGAGCGGCTATATCGGGAGCGGGAGGAAATGGAGGGGCTTACGGAGGCAGCTGGAGAGCAAGGGCAGCCTGATGCTCTTCCATTATTGATGAGCGGGGTGTATCGATCCCGGAGCCAGCCGCTCCGCGATGCTTCTTAATGGATCCTGAGATGCTGTGTCATTAAGAAGGACATCGAGCTGGGACGAGTGGAGCCAGATGGGCCAGCAGGAGATGTGGCCAAGGCTGCGTGGGACCAGGCTGGGGGCGTGTGGCTGGGGTGCTTTGGGGTGCTGGACCAAGTTCCCCAGGGAGTGAGGCCGGTGGGGCTGGGTCCATGGGGCTGGGCATCCCATGGAGGGCTGTGGGAGCTGAGCAGCTTGTGGCTGCGCCTCTTGTTTCCTTGGCCGAGGAGCTGGGATGGAAGCTCCCTGCGTGTGCCATCACCAGCCGTGGGGGTGTGGAGCTTCACGTGGGGCGGGGGCAAAAGTCCGTGCAGGGAAAAAGGCTAAAATCAGCTATTCCTGTCAATGTTTCCGGCTTGGTGCCGTAAATCACCCCGATGGGAATCAATCCCTCCTGAAGCAtggctgctgggggaggaggtcAGGCGTGGGCAGAGACCTGGTGGCCCTCTGAGCCAGGATGCAGGGGAGTCTGGGCCCCTCTGGTCACAGCCCAGAGATGGGGGCTGGGTGTGGGGCTGAGTGCTTGGCCCTACGGGGACGGGTGCTCAGGGCTGCGATGCCGATGTTAGGTGCTTTCATAACCTGGGGGTGTGGGACAGGGAGTGGGGACCCTGCAAGGCTGTCCCGGGATGCCCACCCCTGCATGGCGTGGTGTGGAGAAGGAAGCAGGAGCTTCGGTTGCAGCCACATCCATGTCCGTGCCTTGCAATGACACCACATGTCATCCCTCTTCATGTCACCTTCCTTCTCCCAGCTGGTGGGCAGGAGTTTGGTAAACCTTTCCTGGGGAAAGCCGCTTCCCTGCCCCACCATGTGCCCCCAATGCTGCCGATCCCTGACATTCACAGCTTGTTTAAAGAGCGGGAATGGGGAGGATGTGGGTGCATCATCCCGTCCCGTGTACAGCCACCTCGCATTTCCCATTGCCCCCTCACCGGTGCCTGGGCGACGTGCAGGGGCCCACGTCTCTCCTGCCACTTGCAAAAGCGCTGATATAATTAGAGCTGTGGTTGAGGGAATTACCGGAGCATCTGCCTGCAAAGCCCAGGTCCCCTGCCTGGGGAGatggctgggtgctgctgctgggatgggAGTGCATTTGGTCGTCACCCCCCACAATCCCCCCAGGCGTGGGATGGCCACCTGGCCAGGGTGAGGGTCTCTGCGCTGTAGTGccctgtgctggtggggctgcTCGAAACTGGGATTTGCAGGGATTTGCTGCCCAAAACCGGAATTCGCCCTCACTTCAGGTTTATCTTCCGTCATGCAGAGGTCAGGCAGTGTCCTGCCACCCCGTCTGCACGCTCGGAGTCCTGCCTGTCTGCTGGGGCCGTGCACTCTGCCTCGTCCATCATGGGCACCCCCTAAATAAatgcctgggggcagcatgcacCCTAGCCTCCTGGGATCCTGTTCCCCTTGTCCTCAGTGACGCTGGGGCTGCCTGTGGCCATTCACTGTCCCCTGGAGGGGGGTGCGTGAGCAGGCAGGGGTGCTGCTGGCCAGGCAGAAGGCTgccagctggaggcagctgctaGTGTCATGGAGAGCCCCGAGCGTTGaccctttccttctctgtggCTCCTGCAACCTGTCCCTGGGGAGCCGTCCAGGCGCCATCGATCCCTTTGCTCGGTAGCCTTTGACCaggcgggtagcctttgaccaggcGGGCTTTTGCCGACGCTGCCGTGGGGGCTGGCTGCCTGGGGTGTCCCACCATCTGCCACCAGCTGTTGTGGCCCCCCAGCCCGTGTGGTGCCACGGGCTGCCTTTTTCTGGTGCCTGCGATGGCGTGGGGAGGGACCCATGCTGTGTCCCCATGGGGGGACGCTTTGCCTCCGCATGCTGTGGGGATGCTGAGCTGCCTGTCCTGGCCAAGAAATGTGGGGACGGCACATTTCTGGGTGCGGGACTAGAGAAGTAGGGCAAGTCAGGAGTGTTTatctgaggtattgcagcactcAGAGGGAAATCATTTCAGACCCTGAAACGGGCTTTTGCTCACGCACAGCCCAAGCTTCTGTGATTTCCCTCTCCCCTGTGCCCAGGAGCCGCTCCACACCTCACTGTGGGTTTCCCGTGCCCGTGCTGGGTTTCTTCTCCCACCCGTGGGCTGCCTCGCTGCCCCCGTGGGTGAACCTgtcagccctgctgcctgcatggCCGGGTtgccctccagcagcagggacctTACCCCAGGGTGAGGGGCTTccttgctgtccccagccctccctgcacTCCGGATCCAGCCGGGGCCCCGGGCCCCATGCAGAAGGGCTGCGTGCCGGGGCCGGCGCCCGAGCGTGACATTCCTCCAGCACCCcccaccgcctcctcctcctccattgcTCAATCCCGGGttcccagccaggctggctggaGCGGGGGCCCTGGTTTTccggggggagggaggaggcagtggCAGGATCCTCAGAAAGGGCAGGGGAGGGCCCCTGCCTGGGGGGGTTTCGGACAGTCTCGGGTGCCCGTCCCCACGGCCCGTGGTGCCCCGTGGCAGCCCCACGCCACTCCCCGCTTAGCACCCGGGTGGGCATCCCGTCGGGTCTGGCGGAGCCCCCAGCAGCGGGTGGGGGCATGCGGGGCGGCTGGCCGGGGCCCGGACACCCCCTTGCTGCGTGGGTCGCACCAGCGAGATGCTCTGTTTCCAATTAGCGCCGGCGGCCGCCGAAGGTGCTGGAATCCGGGAACCTGCGCATTCCTGCCGCACGGCCGGCCGGCCGCGAACCCAAACATGGGTTTGTCCCGTTCCCCAGCCAGGGTTCCCCAGGGGCCTCTGGCGCACGGCTCCGACGCCTCTCCCggcccccccagtcccccccccggCGAGCAGCTGGGGACCTGATGCCGGGGATGGCTTTTGCTGGAGCAGGGTGTGTGTGGGTGCTGGAGCAGGGTGTGTGGGGTCTGTGCGTGGGGTGTCTGCCTCATATTTTGGAGCAAGGGTTCCCCTGTTCTCCTTTCCCCCTTCAGCCCGAGGTGGCTGATGGGGCAAGGGTGGGTCAGGGCCAGCGAGAGTGGTGGGGCTGAGCAGGCTCTGTGGCCACAGGGCACGTGGCATCAGAAGGCAGTGAGCCAAGCACTGCCCCGTCTGCCTGCTCCATCCTCCCCGCAGCCACAAAGCGTGCCCCCAGGGTGGCTCTGCTCCATCGCCCCAAGGGAAAGCATCCCGTCCCACAACTGGCTGGGGTGTcccggggtggggtgggatggcaTCGCCCCCCTGACGCCCCACGTCCCGCTGGCAGTGGTGTATCTCTGCGGACCGCCGGAGATGCTGCGGCAGATCATGCAGCTGGCGCAGCGGGAGAACCTCACCAATGGCGACTATGTCTTCTTCTACCTGGATGTCTTTGGGGAGAGCCTGCGGGGTGACTCTTCCCGCGACCCCTTCaagccctggcagcagagcccagggCAGGACTCGGGGCTGCGCAAAGCTTTCCAGGTGAGCTGTGCCCGCCTGCCTGGGGACGGGGAcctccccagcctggccctgGTGTGTGAACCGGGGTGCTGTGCTCTGTTGCAGATGGTGCTGGTGATCACCTACTATGAGCCCCAAAACCCCGAGTACCAGCACTTCCAAACCCAGCTTATCCTGCGAGCTAAGCAGAAATTCGGGGTGCAGCTCAACTACTCCTTGGTGAGTGAGTCCGCCTGCGTGATGGGGCAGTGGGGACCCTCCACGTCGGGCTGTGGCACCTCACCAGGATGCAGAGGGTGGGACACGGCCACAGGCAATGCCAGAGGGGCCATCCCTGGTGGGAACAGCCATGGGCACTGCCGTCCCCGCAGGGTGCTTGTTGGCTCCGGTGTAGGGTTATGGGGCAGTGGGTGGGTGCGTGGCCCCGGCgtgggggtcctggggctggggtgctCCTGCGCGCGTGGCCGTGGATGTGCTAAGGTCCCCCCGGCAGATGAACCTGGTGGCGGGGTGTTTCTATGACGGGATGCTGCTGTACGCCATGGTGCTGAACGAGACCCTGCAGGAGGGCGGCTCCAAGAAAAACGCCACCCACATCATCGAGAAGATGCGTGACCGCAAGTTCCAGGGTAATGGCGGGACAGGGACAGCTGGGCTGCGGGTGCCACAAGGGCAGTGGAACCTGGTCCCTGTCCCACCTCGGTcttgcttctcccacaggggtgACGGGGCTGGTGAGCATGGACAGCAACAATGACCGGGACACTGACTTCAACCTATGGGCCATGGGTGACCCTGAGAGCGGGCAGTACGAGGTGGGGGCTGGCAGCGGGATCCTGCTGGTACCCGGGACTGGGGGACGGGATGCTGGGGGGGCCTCAGCTCTCTCTGCTGTAGGTGGTGGGACACTACTCAGGCGTGGAGAAGCAGATCCACTGGCTGGGACGACCCATCCCCTGGGTAAAGGGGGCCCCCCCCTTGGACAACCCACCCTGTGTCTTCGACGTGGATGACCCTTCCTGTGATAAAAGTGGGTGTACTGGCTCCCCATGTCCCTCGGTCCCCAGCACCCTTCGCTGCGGAACCTGTGGCCAGCTGGGCCACGCTGACatgccctcctgcctgcagcccccctctCCATGCTGGCCATCGTGGCTTTGGGCACTGGCCTCACCTTCGTCATGTTTGGCATCTCCAGCTTCCTCATCTTCAGGTCAGTTGGGGCTGGGAGAGCCTCTGCCTGGGCACCAGGCACCCCTCAGCCTGTGGCAttggggcaggcagagcaggggcgTATGGGGGCCTGACCCCCCATGTGCCCCCCAGGAAGCTGATGCTGGAGAAGGAGCTTGCCAGCATGCTCTGGAGGATCCGTTGGGATGAGCTGCAGTTTGGGAGCCCTGAGCGGTATCACAAGGCAGCGGGCAGCCGGCTCACGCTGTCCCTGGTgagagctgccagccctggggcaccaccctcctcctgcccctgctcctgtgctgccctccctccctgcgTGACACTCCTCCCTTGTTGATCGCCTACATGGCCCTCCATCCCCTACATAGCTCTCCATCCTCTATAGAGCCATGCTACATCCATCCCCTGCATGACCCTCCATCCCCTGCAGACACACTCTTGATTCATCCCCTACATCCCCTGCAGCACACCATACCTCATCTTATAGTCTTCACCCTCCCTACAGAGTGTGCAGAACTTGTCCTGATCTTGCAGAGCTTGTCCTGCACCATTCCCTGCACACCCCTGGgtgtcccagccctgctccaccgGTGCCTGtcaccccctgccccagggtCCCCATCCCTaaccccctccttccctgcagcgTGGCTCCAGCTACGGCTCCCTGATGACCACCCATGGCAAGTACCAGATCTTCGCCAACACCGGCCACTTCAAGGTCAGTGCGGCAGGTGGGGAGCTGAGCCCTCCCCCCGAAAGCCCCCAGCCCTGTTGCAGTGCTCCCCCTTGGCTGCACCCCCAACCTATGGGATGCTGCCACCCTGTCTCTTCCCCCAAATCTGCCCAGTGGGCACtgacctcttccccctccctggcACCCCAGGGCAACGTGGTGGCCATCAAGCACATCAACAAGAAGCGCATCGAGCTGACGCGGCAGGTGCTCTTTGAGCTGAAACACGTAGGTTTGGGGtctgggctggggtgggcaccCTGCTTGGGGGTACAGAGGCTGGTTCTAGCAGTGGGAGGGGGGCTGGTGGGAGCAGCAGCCTGTCCCCTCTGACCTCAAGCCCATCTCGGCTCTGCTTCCACCTCCAGATGCGGGACATCCAGTTCAACCACCTGACCCGCTTCATTGGGGCATGCATTGACCCCCCCAACATTTGCATTGTCACTGAGTACTGCCCGCGGGGCAGCCTGCAGGTAGGGGGGCTTGGGGGCACCGTGGGTGACGCACACACACTCCTGGTGACCTGGCTGGGCTGGGTGTTGAGGACAGGGCTGTAGATGCTGGTGGCCACCCGAGCCCCACAGGACTCGCAGCAGACCTGCCCAAACAGGCGTCAGAGgccaggggagggaagggggtgggagCTGCAGAGCCCCCCTGCAGCTGGGTGCTTGGTGAGGCTGGTGCTGGTGCCACCATCCCCGGGGTGCTTGGCGGGGTCCACTCAATGTGCTGTCCCAGGATGTCCTGGAGAACGAGAGCATCAACCTGGACTGGATGTTTCGCTACTCCCTCATCAACGACATTGTCAAGGTACCCAAGCGAGGGGCACAAAGGGCTGGGGCAGGTGCCTGAGGGATGCCGGCTTCACTGCATCCATCTGTCCCAGGGAATGGCCTTTCTGCACAACAGCATCATCGGCCACCACGGCAGCCTCAAGTCATCCAACTGCGTGGTGGACAGCCGCTTCGTGCTGAAGATCACAGACTACGGGCTGGCCAGCTTCCGCTCACCCTGTGACGGCGAGGACACGCATGCCCTCTATGCCAGTGAGTGCCCACTGCCGGGGACCGGGGGACCAGGGGAACAGGGTGGCCCTGCCTCACCACCCCACGGCTGTGTCCCACCAGAGAAGCTGTGGACAGCCCCGGAGCTGCTGCAGAAGGGGCGCCTGCCCACCCCGGGCATGCAGAAAGCCGATGTTTACAGCTTTGGCATCATCGTGCAGGAGGTCGCCCTGCGCAATGGCCCCTTCTACATCGAGGGCATGGACCTGAGCCCCAAAGGTGAGCGTGAGGGGCAAGTGTGGGGTGGTCCCATCCCTACTGGGGAGGTCCGGTACTCACCAGCAGCCACCCCCCGGCAGAGATTGTGCAGAAGGTGCGTAACAGCCAGAAGCCCTTCTTCCGCCCCTCCATCGACATCGGGGTGCACAGTGAGGAGCTGGCAGTGCTGATGGAGCGCTGCTGGGCACAGGAGCCAGCCGAGCGCCCTGACTTCAGCCAGATCAAGATCTTCATCCGTAGATTCAACAAGTAGGTGGCTGGCGAGTGGGGAAGGTGGCCCTGGGTGGGAGCGGGGACAGTGGTTGGGGGGTATCTGTTCCCGCGGGGACAGCTGCCTGCACtccggcagggagggcagcaccAGCATCCTGGACAACCTGCTGTCGCGCATGGAGCAGTACGCCAACAacctggagaagctggtggagGAGCGGACGCAGGCCTACCTGGAGGAGAAGCGCAAGGCGGAGAACCTCCTCTACCAGATTCTGCCTCAGTGAGAGGGGGCAGAGACGGGAGCGTGTGGGTCTGGGGGTTGGCATGGGGTCAGCGTGCACCCACTGCCATGCAAGCATGGGGTCCCTTGCCGGCTCTCCATGCTGGTGTAGGGCAAGGGATGCAGGGGGAACCGGGGGTTTTGGGTGGGAGCCCACCACCATCCCCCCCTGTCCTCGCCAGCTCCGTAGCGGAGCAGCTGAAGCGCGGGGAGACGGTGCGGGCCGAGGCTTTCGACAGCGTCACCATCTACTTCAGCGACATCGTGGGCTTCACCGCCCTCTCGGCGGAGAGCACCCCCATGCAGGTGAGAGCAGGGCTTGCGGGACAGCCCccctgcagggctggcagaggggcttACGCCCTGGCAGTGCCAtccgtggggctggggagacatgtctgctcccagccccacacgCACCCTTCCTCCATCCAGGTCGTGACGCTGCTGAACGATCTCTACACTTGCTTCGATGCCATCATCGACAACTTTGATGTGTACAAGGTGAGGGGAGGGTGAGCAAGTGCAGCCCCCTGAAGTGAGGCAGGCAGTAGGGAGCCCGGGGTGTACCCATTCTCCCTGACCCCACAGGTGGAGACCATTGGGGATGCCTACATGGTGGTGTCAGGGCTGCCGGTGCGCAATGGGAAGCTGCATGCCCGCGAGATTGTCCGCATGGCCCTGGCCCTGCTCGAGGCAGTCAAAACCTTCAGGATCCGGCACCGGCCCAACGACCAGCTCCGCCTGCGCATCGGCATACACACTGGTGAGCCCCCGTGCCGGCTGGTGCTGCGGCTGGGGGATGCTCGCCCGCCTGCCCGTCCTGCAGCAGCCCCGGGCATCTCTGTGCCCGCAGGTCCTGTGTGCGCCGGAGTTGTGGGTCTGAAGATGCCACGGTACTGCCTCTTCGGGGACACAGTGAACACCGCATCCCGCATGGAGTCCAACGGCCAGGGTGAGCCACAAGGCTGGCAGCCGGGGTCGAGTGCCACGGGTCGTGCCACAATCCCAGACCCAGCCATGTCCCTTTTGCCCCTCTGTGCCACCCAGCCCTGAAGATCCATGTCTCGTCCACCACCAAGGAAGTCCTGGATGAGTTTGGCTGCTTTGAGCTGGAGCTGCGTGGGGACGTGGAGATGAAGGTGAGGCTGCGGGGACCTCGGTGGGGTGCCAGCCCTTTCTGCTGCAGGGGCATGCAATGGGTGGCTGAGTTGGGGCTGGGATCCCTTGTCCCCCTTGGTGCTGGGGACAGCACCCAAGGAgcggtgctggggatggggagggtcTCActgcccccctccgccccccagGGCAAGGGGAAGATGCGGACGTACTGGCTGCTGGGCGAGAGGAAAGACCCCAAAGTCATCTGAGCCCGGGGGCAGTGGCAGAGCCCCCAACCCCGATGGGGCCACCATGCTTCCCAGCGCTTGGCCCCCTCCGGGATGCACCGGCACCCCCCCCATCACCACAGCTCACCACCACCACTGCAGCCCCTCTGCTTCAGCAGGGCTCGGGCATGGGGGGGCTAGCGGCCACGGCACCGCCTGCCCCCCTCCATCGGCACCAGCAAAGCCCACCTCcccccacagcctctgctggagGGGGGGAACCGTCCCCAATCCAGACCGGGGGAGACCCCATATCCCCCCCACCCTCTGGggtcctgctgcccctgccctctcccccacGGCTCAGCTGGCTCTGAGCCGCTCCCGGGGCCTGGCTGCCCCGCAGGGCACTTTGCCGTCTCTTTTCAGTACCTGGCCGCTGGCAGAAGTTGTGGCCCTGtcaccccctccccggggggtGGGAAATGGGGGCTCCTGCTGGGACTGACCCCTTGGCCAGGGCAGGCTTCAATGCCGCGGCTCCCACCCTCCCCAGTCTCCCCCTCCCCTGTACATAGCCCCGCCGGGTCATGTAAatagcccccccctcccccaggtgTAAATATAGGAATCACTGCAAACTATTTTGTTGAAATACAGACTTCCCCAAATCCCTCCGTCCCCTGACCTCTGCTTTGCTCTGCCGTAGAGTGCCAAGCAGGGTGGGGGCCCGAGGGGGCGACCCCAACATGGAGCTCAGCCTGGGCTGGGGATGCCTGACCATGCCAGAGCATCGTACCCCGGGGGTCCGGCTGCGGCGTGGCTTGGGGGTCCAGGCACGGGGAGCCAGCCGGTGCAGGGCGGCTGTGGCGGCGGCTGGCGAGGGTTCGGGACGGCGCTGGGAAGGCAGGGCCGCAGCGGCGGGGTTTGCTTTGGCGTGAGGGCTGCAGTGCGTTCCTCTGAGCTCATGCTCTGGCCGCGCTGCCGCTGCCTCTTACTGGAACCCACCTGTGCTTGGGGACGGGAACGGGGGCTGCGTGTCACCCGCCGTGGGGCGCCGGGAGAGGCTGTGGTCCCGGGGGacggggctgtgccaggggttCTCCCTCCGTGCCCAAGGAGGGAGGCTTGGGGCCGTAACGTGTTCTGGGGCAACAGTGACTTGCAGAAGGGGCTGGAGGCTGTACACACGCCTGTGCTGCATggccctgctgggaaggggaTGCCAGGGACGTGGTGctccccctcccagtgcccagCCTGAGGACAACCCTGGGGTGGCAATGATACTGGGATCACCCATGCCtccctgctttttatttcttgcGGGGCTGGAGCCAGCTGCTGAGGGGTGCACA is from Harpia harpyja isolate bHarHar1 chromosome Z, bHarHar1 primary haplotype, whole genome shotgun sequence and encodes:
- the NPR2 gene encoding atrial natriuretic peptide receptor 2 — protein: MAPRLPLPLLLLLLLLLLPVPAAVAGGGGGGGGGGEGGGRRRAAATPDGTVANLTVAVVLPERNVSYAWAWPRVGPALSLALEALERGEPPLLPRPFSVRVEFMSSELEGACSEYVAPLNAVDLKLYHDPDVLFGPGCVYPAASVGRFASHWRLPLITGGAVAAGFSRKREHYSTTVRTGPSAPKLGAFVSHLHAHFNWSTRAVLLYVDRKTDDRPYYFTVEGVYQELQDGSNLTVRHHIYSPDEGGPDTAVHFIKANGRVVYLCGPPEMLRQIMQLAQRENLTNGDYVFFYLDVFGESLRGDSSRDPFKPWQQSPGQDSGLRKAFQMVLVITYYEPQNPEYQHFQTQLILRAKQKFGVQLNYSLMNLVAGCFYDGMLLYAMVLNETLQEGGSKKNATHIIEKMRDRKFQGVTGLVSMDSNNDRDTDFNLWAMGDPESGQYEVVGHYSGVEKQIHWLGRPIPWVKGAPPLDNPPCVFDVDDPSCDKTPLSMLAIVALGTGLTFVMFGISSFLIFRKLMLEKELASMLWRIRWDELQFGSPERYHKAAGSRLTLSLRGSSYGSLMTTHGKYQIFANTGHFKGNVVAIKHINKKRIELTRQVLFELKHMRDIQFNHLTRFIGACIDPPNICIVTEYCPRGSLQDVLENESINLDWMFRYSLINDIVKGMAFLHNSIIGHHGSLKSSNCVVDSRFVLKITDYGLASFRSPCDGEDTHALYAKKLWTAPELLQKGRLPTPGMQKADVYSFGIIVQEVALRNGPFYIEGMDLSPKEIVQKVRNSQKPFFRPSIDIGVHSEELAVLMERCWAQEPAERPDFSQIKIFIRRFNKEGSTSILDNLLSRMEQYANNLEKLVEERTQAYLEEKRKAENLLYQILPHSVAEQLKRGETVRAEAFDSVTIYFSDIVGFTALSAESTPMQVVTLLNDLYTCFDAIIDNFDVYKVETIGDAYMVVSGLPVRNGKLHAREIVRMALALLEAVKTFRIRHRPNDQLRLRIGIHTGPVCAGVVGLKMPRYCLFGDTVNTASRMESNGQALKIHVSSTTKEVLDEFGCFELELRGDVEMKGKGKMRTYWLLGERKDPKVI